From the Synchiropus splendidus isolate RoL2022-P1 chromosome 3, RoL_Sspl_1.0, whole genome shotgun sequence genome, the window TTGTGATACTGGATGCTGATTGTGCTTGGGATTTTTAGTATTTcttattttaaattgaaatttccCGGGATATTACAAAGCTAACacatttatgaaaataaataacatctgTATCTTTGGAGTTATTGGTGGCAATATGTTTTGCAGTGCACTGGCATTGGAACTGATTTTCCTGTGATACATTGTATCTTTAAGGGGAAGCACAAAATAGTCCATAAAACGTTGGGCCACTTATGGAAGCTGAATATTTAGGAGTGAGACATTTTATCTTTTGAGTTTAAGCAAGACCAACAAAGCCTTTTCTAAAGTGACCATGGTCGGATTAGACATGTCACAAGACAGTCTTTCAAGTGGGTGCGTTTAAAAAACTACTTCAATAAtaatttggtttttttttcagttggctACTTTAAAACCTTTGTTGTCTCCAACGTTGCCATGCAAAACGTCAGTTCCGCCCCTGCTGCCATGGAACCTCGCTGAGGCGGGAAGATCACGTGACACGAACTGCCACACGTGATATGTAGCTTGGTAACTGGGGTTCTCACCTCCAGCGGTGTCAAGCAGGCTGCAGATAGTTTTGTCTGGATATAGTCGCAGCATATGCTGTAAGTACCGCACACACGTTTAACAATTAGTTGCAAGCGACCACCGTCGATAAGTGACGTCTACTTTTCAGAAGGCGTGAATGAACTGCTTGTTAGCATAAGCCTAGCTTCTGTGCTAACAGCGGTGTATTTGTAAACAAGGGAATCACATCTTGCTAAAAACGAAACTAAGTTGGCAAGCAGCCTTGTTGTCTTACTCTCTAAAGATTAGCAGCTGTGTCTTCACAATAATGTTGAAGCCAGGTCATTGTATTCCCGTCTTTATTAAACCAACCATTTGAATGCGAATGAAGCGCTTATATTATAAAGGTATTAAAATGTGACAAATACAAGGATATATTCGGTGATTTGCATGAGTGCAGTTGGTTTTGTGTTTACGTGCGAGTAAAGTTTGACGGTCTGTACACCCATATTGGGTATTGAAGATGGCTTCTAATCTAATATGCGACCTGTTTTAAGGTAGAGAAATGTCGGGGAACAGTGGTGGCAGTGTTAAAGCTGGAGACCTAGTCTTCGCCAAGATGAAGGGCTTCCCTTTCTGGCCTGCCAgggtatgaaaaaaaaacactgctaatGTTTGTATGACTCGCTGTGTTCAAGTACTGCCTTTATTTTTTGCTCAGGTGTGTAAGTCAGACATCGGATACAAGAAACGAGTTCCAGTCTTCTATTTTGGGACCCATCAAGTGTAAGTATACACAGCTAAAGCTAAATACCACTTGATGACACAGGTTTTCATGCTTGTtggtttctctgtctgtctttagTGGGAATGTGCCCCTTGAAAATGTGGTTCCCTATAACGGCAACAAGACCAAATATGGCAGTGGCGTTCGAATCAAGGGTTTCAGCGAGGGCATGTGGGAGATCCAGAACAACCCTGGGATCTGTGGCAAACTCAAAGTTGGTCTTTTgttattatataatatgaaaTTCCTTCTAAATTCCTTCTTTAAAAAAGTGATctgcaacattttaatgaaatgtttAGGCTTTAGTTGCAAAAGAGAATCCTACATGTTTCAATTTGTTTtggctgatgtttgtttttcctgtgtGATCGATGCTTACCAGCTATTACATTACAATTAATGCTTTTCCATACGTAATACTTATGAATGAAATCGGCAAAGATAACTCATCAAAGCTGATAAGCTCCCTGCTACATTTTTGAGCACCAAAATAGCCCATTTTACCGGGGATGCACCAATGcctgtttttccaaaatagGTAGTGTGCGAGTACTCACCAATACCGAATACATATGCCATCACACGTAAGTTacttttgagatttttttttctgtatatattgttatttgaaaAACATTCCTCACTATGTTTTTCTTGGACATGAGTAACAGTTAggagtttcactgcagtactaattttacaaaattgtcatgaAGTGATATTCAAAAACTGCGCACTGCTGTAAAGAAGTCAGTTTTGTGGTATTGGTGGCCATTCCATGAGTACGAGTACTCAAGCCTGGTATCGGACCAATACCGGTGCATCCCTACATTTTGATGACCTTTTGTATTGTCACGTATTGTTTTTGCGTATGAAGTGAATATAGGTTAGCACAGTTCCAGACTTACTGTCTGGTACtcaattttcttttgttgacAATGGCTACTGTTTTTGTTCCCCCCACCCCCAGATACCAGAAAAACAACCATCTGGGAAACCAACTGCGCTTACTAAGGCTGCAGCTAAGTCTGCCTCTCCAAAGCTAACCACTCGGGGGCGCAGAACTTCTCAAGTCACAAAGTTAGCAGTTTCTTTGAGTAAAACACCGACCAGAGCGACAAGATCAGCTGAGGGAACACTTTCAGATGATGATCAGAAGAGCAACCAAAGCGTAGCAGCTGATGCTGAGACAAGTGAGGTGTCGCAGCGACAGCAAAGCGATGGAAAAGTGACTGAGGAAGATGGGGGGTCGTCAACTAATGAAGGGGAAGAGATTCGTTTAGAACAAAGTCCTGGGTTAAAACCGAGGAAactaaaaacaaatgacaaagagCAAGACAGAGGAAACAAAAGGAGGACCCGTTCTCATGGTGATGTGTTAAGCATTGATGAAGtacaaaaaacaaagaggaaaagaaagggGACCAGTGAAGTTAATATCGATGGAACAGAAGaacacagcaagaaaaaaacaaagacccaaaacatttcagaggaggagagggataGAACAGAGGTCAGAAGAACAGTAGAAGACAGTGGTATGAAGAGTGCTGTAGAATGTGGAGGGACAGAGACACCAGAGGTTTCATTAGAATTGCCACTACAAGGTGCGGAGAGCAAGAAGGAAGATAGTGTTCAAGGGGAGACGGTGGAAATGGTGGAAAGAGAGTCAACAGAGAGTGACGATGGGAAAGCACTGATGTCTGATAAAGATGTGGGGCAGAAGACAGGACATGATGTTGGTACCAAGAATAGACATGAGACAATGTCAGGGAGTGAAGAGCTCGGGGACCGGAAGAACGAGCATgatggaaggaaaacaaagaggggaagaaagaagaaaaaatcgAGCTGTTCATTAGAGGAGGCTGAACAAGACCGAAGAGTGCGAGAAGGGACAGGATCAAACAAAGGTCATGCTGAAggggaaacaaatgaaatagtAGAAGAGAGATCTAAGATGGATAAGGCTGATGTTGAGGGAGAAAGAACTGAAAGTGCTGATGAAAATAGTGAGAGTGAAAACCATGATGGTGCAAAGAGGAAGACAAGATCAGGCTGGATGTCAGACGAGATGACTGTAGATACAAAAACACCGCAAAGTGTACGAGCCAGAAGAGGAAGGGCaggaaaagaggaagacaagaaaACTGTAAAACGTAGAATGACAAGAAGAGATACAAGGCCGTCAGAAAATGAGGAGACAAGGACAAAAGATGAGAGAGATGTGGGAAAAGAAGTGTCAGGAAGTGATGGAGAAAATTGTTGTGtggaagagagaaaaagaaagaaggagaCCAAGCCAGTGAGTGGAGAGGCACTTGACCAAAGGAAAGTGACGACAGAAGAAAAATTGTCCGAAGGTGAGGGAACCACAACTAAAAGTGAagaggaagggaaaaaaatggtcaAAGATGAAGTGACGGGGAAGGAGGAGGGCTCTGGCAATAAACCATcaaagagaggaaggaaaaggaagaCAAAAGAAATAACAACTCAGAATGAAATAGTAAAGACAGGAAATCAAGAAAAAGGGgagcaaaataaaactgaagatGGTCAGACAAAGAGAGAAACTCGCTCCACGAGTGAAGACGTAAATAGAAGTAGAAGGGATGAAGAGATCGATGTAGTTCTAAATCGAAGAGAGAAGAAGCGGGAGACAAATGATGAGAAGTCTGAAAGTGATGAAGCAAGAAAGCCGGAATCGGATAAAAagctgaagaagagaaagaaaactgCAGAAACTGGCTCTGACAGTGAGCACGCGACTAAAGTGACAGAAGAGGATGGATCAGAGAAGGGGAAGGACAAAGTGATGAGGGCGGTGGAAGAAACAATATCAGATATAGCAGAAGTTAGGAAAGAAGAGCGACTGAAGAAGACTGCTCAGGATGAGAGGAGCGGGGAGGATACACAACCTGCCAGTAAAGGCCCAAAAAGGCGACGCAAAGAGGTAGACAAGAAGTGTTTGAGAGCAGAAGAGCAGAAGAGAAACGTCTCTGAGAATTGGGATGCCCGAGGCAAACCCGAGAAACACAGAGATGAGGAGGTGAGACTTTTTATATCTATGTTTTTGGGGTAGTGTGTCAAGCATGCTCAtaggttttgttttcttttcccagtttGTCAGAAGCAGCTGGCAGAATGCTGTTTATGAGCTATAATTTGATTAATGCAccgtttttgtttacatttattcaATACTTGGTTCTCCATTATTGTTAATTGCTTCTCATTTTATTATTAGAGTTCAAGCTCGCTGTTTGTGCGGTGATGCATTTATGTCCCTCTAGTTTTTACTGCAGTACTGCTTTTGCCTCCCAGAATGCTCTGACTACCACCATCTTTGTGGTTTCTTCCTTACTTATCACCCACATAGGTAAAGGTTTTTGTCCATCAGCAGGCAGCTTTCTTCTGCAGCccaccttttctttgtgttGCCATTGATTCCACTCCTTCTGAGAcagaatacattttcaaaagggCAACATGAAAAGGACAGGTGTGATTTGGGAGATGTGCACGGTTGGCTtagctggaggaggctgacttgctgaggCAAGCTCAAAAGTCTCTTTGCCCTTTCCTTCACCTTAAAAGTCATTCCTCTGCCCTAGTTTTTCCAACACAGAGGTCTTCATATTGTTGTTCGTTTGTCAGAAAGCAGTGAGCAGTCTTCTTCACTAGCCGATAATGTCAGTGAAGACTGCTGGAGACTAACTAAGTTCTATATCACCTCTCTACTGTTAGAAACCGATCAAGGACCACAAAGAATCATTGTCTCTTCAGCTCAGTTTTCACCTGCTGTGCAATATATCCACTCTTGCTCCTCtccactgtctgtctgctcttTCTAACTTGCTAACTTGTCCACCGTGCTCCTGAAGCACTCGTCAGATTCATTTCACATCTCTGGGTTTCAGCGTCAAGCATTAAAGCGGGAGCGCCTGCTGAAATCCCTCCAAGGTTTGCTGAAGTCTAAGAGAGGATCCAGGAAGAGAGAATCAGTGAAGAGCCTTCAGTGAGTCTTGCACATGCTCTATTTAGCTTCTGTATACACTGCTGAATGTTGTGGCTCTTCCTGtgtgcaggaaagctgcagactCCAGGAAAAAATCTATAAAGAATCTGACCTCCAAGAGAAAGCATGAGAAAAGGGGAAGAAAGCCGGGTGTCAAAACACAACAAGAAAAGGCTCAGGTGGCAAAAGAAGCTGAAGGGAAAGAGGAAAAGTCAGACGACGGTCAGATGACAGACGAACCAAAGGGGGATGAAAAGGAGGTGAGGTTGACTGATGAGAAAAGTGATGGGACCAGGCAGGACATGCTGGAAGAAAGGAAGGCGGAGAGAAAGATCATAGGAAAAATTGTAAAAGCTGGACAGGGAGGCAAAATCCAGCTGAAAACTATGATGGGTGGAATTATGGCGTcatcagagaagaagaaagacgaGAAGCTGGAGGCGGCAGAGACAACTGGCCTGATAGACAAAGAAGCCAAAGTGGAGAGGAAAGGGAGCTCAGACATTATTggaaagctggaaaaaaacatagaTGGGAAGAGAAGATTGCTGATGCATGACGGGAAAGAAAAGGGCAGAGAAAGGGACAAGTCTACCAACCAAATAGTACCTTCTGGAGAAGACAGGATGGCAACCAGAGAACCCAAAAGACGAGAAAAAGcggtgaaagaggaagagaggatAACTGCAGAGACGGAGAGAGGTGCCAGAGAGGCAAAGAAAGAGAATAGGCCACGTGAAAAACTGGAGAAAAGAAGTGGTGGGAGCAAAACAGGAGATGGCAGAAGCACAGAAAGTGATGAAAGGATGATGCTAGAAAGCAAGCAGAGCTCTCCCATCACTCCGACGGATTCAACCCTCCACCGGATCCATGGAGACATTCGGATCTCTCTCAAGTCTGATAAACCGGTAATAATTTAACttatctgtgtgtgagtgtgcgtgcgtgcacaCAAACGAAACACAAATTCACATGAGTGAGTTCTGATAAGTTGTGGTTGAATGTTGTCTGCAGGACATCCACAAATGTCTGGAGGCTCTGGATCAGCTCAGCGCAGTTTATGTGACATCTCAGCACATCAAGAGACACAGTGAGCTCATAGCCACCCTGAGGAAGGTAtgcacactgcacaatgatctGCTCAAATAACCCCTCAGTGTTCATATCACAATACTCCTCTATTATCCACTTTGGGTGAATACACAGGTCACAGTATGGAAAAATGCtgttgtatttatgtggcccacatgaGGTCAAAACTTTGAAAGAAGTGTACTTTATTAAGTCTAAATGTAGTTTTTGATTTTTGGGGACTTTCTATCTTCTTTGTATTatttaattcaaattcaatttccTTTCATGAGTATTGTTTATATTATCAATTATTGTCCCTCCAaataaataagattaaaaacatacaaagtggaaacattgaaacaagcaggaaatgcgttttcaggatGTTTTTAAGAGAGAAATGCAGAaatctgagattttttttgtgcagACCACATTTCAGGCAtcattttattgatgttttttctcCTGTAATGTAATGGCATACTAACCTTGTTGCTCCACTTAGATGCGGCACTACCGGGCCAGTCAGACGATCATGGACAAGGCTTCCATGCTCTACAACCGATTCAAGAATGCCTATCTGGTGggtgaaggagaggaggtggTCAGTGCAGCCTTCCTGCGCTCCCTGATcgaggagaaagagagggaggaggagaagcgagTCGAGCTCCTGCAGCACAAGGAGACGGCCGTATgtcaggaggtggagggggtaGATGGAGACATCGAAAAAGGAAGTGGGACCAAGGAAGAAAGGCTGAATGAACAACAGCTTGTGGAGGTAGAAGAgttgtaaatgaaaacatagGTAAGCAGCTGCATTCAGGATGGCGCGGTAAATTCTGTGTGCAATAATCTTGgggttatttgttttttctcttccttGAAGTCCTGCTCACGCCGAGTCCTTCCTCAATCCACCTCCCTTCATATGTGCTGACTTTTCTGTCACGTCCTGACGTCACTCGACTTTGGTCCAATGTTCATCTTATAGATTGTTGTTTTGTGGAAGAGGTGCTGTTTTTcaaaaaggtttgtttttacTTAAAGGACCTGTTTCTCTCGTATATGTAAGCTACACGTTCCAACGTCACACAGCATTAATATTTAACCCACCAGATTTTTACTTGAGGAACGTTGACTTTAGTTGCAAACTATTATAGGTAGCCCTGTCTGGTCTCAGCTGCTACAGtctgaaacacacaaatgtCATTGCATTATTTGTTCATTgtctcttgtcttttttttatgacctcagggaaaatgttttttctttgtctatTGGAACTAAAAGTTTCTGCCCTGCCTCTAAAGTCTACtgtaatgaaaatgttttatcgacattaaaaatgttgtttatgATTATAAAAAGTCCCAAATCCTGTGGAAACAAGCCCCAGCTCACAACAAGAAAGTATCTCATCACTGGACGGGATGACAAGTTGTTCTTGGAGGTGTCCTGCACCTCTAAGGCCTTTGTCACTGTCCTTGTCGAACCCCAGTTATAGTTAACAATTAATTTAGCGTCCATCAGTGTGAACGATCAAAtgaagttgtttattttataaatgtTGTTATTTGAAGTTCCCGACGTAGTTCAGTGCACAGCTGCATTAAACTGAGAAGCATTAGTGTCTAACTTGGCTGTCCACTAGACggagccagagagctgccagaGATGCACTATTGTATAGGATAGTATTTTATTCTAActtgaagaaatgttttataCAATTGTGTCTTATTTTTTTGGTCCTGGTTGATGACATGTTTTTTATGTACCGGTACATTatcttttgtttaaaaaaaaagttcaaatccCAAGAGGTGCtgtcgttttttttcttttatttaccaTACACGtagtacaatatatatatatatatatatatatatacatacaaagTGTGTAGTATATATGACAGTGTTTGTGAGGACGATGGTGCCTCAACCATGAACCAAATCCTGATATCTGTAGATCGGGCCGATTGGTTCTGTATTTAACTTCAGCAACTGCCAAGTGCAGATTCAGAAAACAGTTTTGTCTTACAATATAAATGACTGGTCTTCAAAGTGTTTTAGTTTAggactgatgaggctttatgatACAGTGTCATCTTAACagcacagtaggtggcgctcttggtttaaaaatggcatgaagtgtcattgaaatggttgtctagtgtgctctgaaaatggggccagtttcatgaaacctcaccagcccatcacttgtGAAAAGAATTTCATTGAAGATACTGCAGTATGCAATTTGCACTGTTGCTGCCTTCTAACAGCCTCTGCAATAAGTTAAGCTTGCACTCGTGCTTGGAGACTGCATCTTTTCTATTTACAGTTGATGGCTAACGTCAACACTTGCAAACTCTCTGTCATTGTGATATATTACACTAGTAAAGAGTAACGGTGTTAAGATGAATATGAGACACTGTGACAGTCACACCAGAGCCGACTTgctggtggatgatggagcCTCACAAAGTCTGCCCTCATCTGTGTGTCAGCCTCTGACTGAGGTTAAATCCAAATTCACTGGAGAATATGGTGGTGTTTTGGTCAGGACAAAGTTGTAAATAAGTCCTGCTTTGGCTTCATCTTGTCTCCTGCCTTGTCACTCCCCAATTCTTCCTCTTCAATCCACGCCTACTTGGACAACATGTTATCACTGAAGATGTTCCAAACACTCTTGGGGTCCTGGAAAGGCCTCTCTGAAACTCAGTATCTTAACATGTTTTATATAACTAGGAAGGACTGATCCTGTTCCTTTACTAGGGAGCCGGCCTGGATGAATGAGTATGGGGACATCAGCAAATCTATATATGGTTCTAAATGCAGtacatgtggaaaaaaaaatactgcactGTAAAGCTTTAACATTTAAATGAGTGTGTGGTCACACACTTAAGTGGAACACTGGCCACAGCAAAACTACCTTTTCTTTATATTGTACATGACAGACAGCAGGATGGTTCAATCCGTTTTGAGTTATTGTTGACCAGAGCCGTCTTTTGAGTCTGTAGAGACCTTCTCTCCGCCTCCGGGGTTGAGACGGGGACTACATAAAGTTACCCCTCTAAACTTCCTGTTCAAACCGCCAGTGAACCTTTACAGGGTGAATGGTCCCTGTCACTATTGACCCGTCTGTAACTCTGAATGAAACAATGCGAAGGGAAATACTGCTCACACATATGACAAACAATGATGACTACTCTAAATGTATTGATATATTCCGCACATTATTATGATTActaagaaataatgtgaatgtaTAGTGactgtgtattttcttttccacGTGTCCTTGAGCTGCACATCTGTACGTGTCAGCCGTTGGGGGGCGGAGTAAAGGAAGCAGGAGGTGTGTTTTCCTTCCCCGTCACATTGAGCGTGGACGGGTTTCTCTTGGCGGAAGACGGGGGCGGAAAGGTGACCACTCGCTGCTGCACCGGAGCCGGCTTGGGCGCTGGAGTAAACCCGAACCCGAGTACCGTACTGAGGGCTTCGTTACCTGGAGCTGGACGGGAAATGGGAGTGCGGTTTTCCTGTTAGGAAGCCCAACTGAACCCGAGCAAGCAGCTGACGTGAGGGGAGACGGACCGGGACAGACATGGCCCACGTCGGCAACGGAGATACCACcgctgaggaggaggtgggagtcACCGACACTGGCAGCGTCGCTTCACGCTGAATTCTACCACACACTCTCTTGTTCAATCGTCATCATTAAGGTCACTTTGCTTTTCATCGCCATTCATTTCTTCCCCCCCACATCTCGAAGCCCTTCTGCATGTATTGTGGATTATCCCAAAACTGGCCAAAGGAAATATGCTGCTGGTGGACTTTCTAGTCCTCTAGCTCCATCACTCCAAAAACATCCAAACCGCTATCTGTATCAGCAGATTACCATCGTTTTTAAAAGCTTCTAACATTCAGTCTAAGATTATGTGAAAGTACTATTAGAATTTTAGATGGTAATTTTGAAACATTAAGGCAATATTGTGAGAAAATAATTTTCCAATTGTTGGAAGAAGgctgtctaatctaatctgatctagAAAGAGAATCTTTCCGTTTATTCCCAAGTTAGTACTGACTAGATATTACAGGTGTGATTCATCTTTTTCAGACTTTTTATCAGAGTAAATTACTTGGTGAATAAAAGTGTCCTAAATGCTTCAAGGATTTGACCTGTGGGTCAACATATGTTCACCTGTCATTGCAGTTAATCTGTACTCTTTATTTGTGTGTTACATAATGTTTGTAATTCTCATCTTATGACTTTGAAGTTGTACATTGTTGCTTGTTAATGTTCTTTAGCTATTTTTACGGGGGGTGTGTTTCTGTTCAGCTCAGTGAATAGGTTGTGATACACAGTTACGACTCGACTTCATTACCTCTCTTTAGAATGAGTTCTTGTCACCAGACCCAGGACACATCATGGGCCCTGGCTTGGGAACGTCTCAAGCACCCAGCTAGGGCAAGCGAAGGTCGTGTTTTGAAGAAGAAATTGAAAGCTGTTATCACAGATTCTGCAATAAACTCATGCCACGTTGTCGAAAACTAAACCAGGAACATAGCCACCCCCTGTGGTGTGCAAGCCTTGTAAAACAAACTATAAAATGTTCATGCAATATGATGACAATGTTGTTAAATGATA encodes:
- the psip1b gene encoding hepatoma-derived growth factor-related protein 2 isoform X2, which translates into the protein MSGNSGGSVKAGDLVFAKMKGFPFWPARVCKSDIGYKKRVPVFYFGTHQVGNVPLENVVPYNGNKTKYGSGVRIKGFSEGMWEIQNNPGICGKLKIPEKQPSGKPTALTKAAAKSASPKLTTRGRRTSQVTKLAVSLSKTPTRATRSAEGTLSDDDQKSNQSVAADAETSEVSQRQQSDGKVTEEDGGSSTNEGEEIRLEQSPGLKPRKLKTNDKEQDRGNKRRTRSHGDVLSIDEVQKTKRKRKGTSEVNIDGTEEHSKKKTKTQNISEEERDRTEVRRTVEDSGMKSAVECGGTETPEVSLELPLQGAESKKEDSVQGETVEMVERESTESDDGKALMSDKDVGQKTGHDVGTKNRHETMSGSEELGDRKNEHDGRKTKRGRKKKKSSCSLEEAEQDRRVREGTGSNKGHAEGETNEIVEERSKMDKADVEGERTESADENSESENHDGAKRKTRSGWMSDEMTVDTKTPQSVRARRGRAGKEEDKKTVKRRMTRRDTRPSENEETRTKDERDVGKEVSGSDGENCCVEERKRKKETKPVSGEALDQRKVTTEEKLSEGEGTTTKSEEEGKKMVKDEVTGKEEGSGNKPSKRGRKRKTKEITTQNEIVKTGNQEKGEQNKTEDGQTKRETRSTSEDVNRSRRDEEIDVVLNRREKKRETNDEKSESDEARKPESDKKLKKRKKTAETGSDSEHATKVTEEDGSEKGKDKVMRAVEETISDIAEVRKEERLKKTAQDERSGEDTQPASKGPKRRRKEVDKKCLRAEEQKRNVSENWDARGKPEKHRDEERQALKRERLLKSLQGLLKSKRGSRKRESVKSLQKAADSRKKSIKNLTSKRKHEKRGRKPGVKTQQEKAQVAKEAEGKEEKSDDGQMTDEPKGDEKEVRLTDEKSDGTRQDMLEERKAERKIIGKIVKAGQGGKIQLKTMMGGIMASSEKKKDEKLEAAETTGLIDKEAKVERKGSSDIIGKLEKNIDGKRRLLMHDGKEKGRERDKSTNQIVPSGEDRMATREPKRREKAVKEEERITAETERGAREAKKENRPREKLEKRSGGSKTGDGRSTESDERMMLESKQSSPITPTDSTLHRIHGDIRISLKSDKPDIHKCLEALDQLSAVYVTSQHIKRHSELIATLRKMRHYRASQTIMDKASMLYNRFKNAYLVGEGEEVVSAAFLRSLIEEKEREEEKRVELLQHKETAVCQEVEGVDGDIEKGSGTKEERLNEQQLVEVEEL
- the psip1b gene encoding hepatoma-derived growth factor-related protein 2 isoform X1 encodes the protein MLEMSGNSGGSVKAGDLVFAKMKGFPFWPARVCKSDIGYKKRVPVFYFGTHQVGNVPLENVVPYNGNKTKYGSGVRIKGFSEGMWEIQNNPGICGKLKIPEKQPSGKPTALTKAAAKSASPKLTTRGRRTSQVTKLAVSLSKTPTRATRSAEGTLSDDDQKSNQSVAADAETSEVSQRQQSDGKVTEEDGGSSTNEGEEIRLEQSPGLKPRKLKTNDKEQDRGNKRRTRSHGDVLSIDEVQKTKRKRKGTSEVNIDGTEEHSKKKTKTQNISEEERDRTEVRRTVEDSGMKSAVECGGTETPEVSLELPLQGAESKKEDSVQGETVEMVERESTESDDGKALMSDKDVGQKTGHDVGTKNRHETMSGSEELGDRKNEHDGRKTKRGRKKKKSSCSLEEAEQDRRVREGTGSNKGHAEGETNEIVEERSKMDKADVEGERTESADENSESENHDGAKRKTRSGWMSDEMTVDTKTPQSVRARRGRAGKEEDKKTVKRRMTRRDTRPSENEETRTKDERDVGKEVSGSDGENCCVEERKRKKETKPVSGEALDQRKVTTEEKLSEGEGTTTKSEEEGKKMVKDEVTGKEEGSGNKPSKRGRKRKTKEITTQNEIVKTGNQEKGEQNKTEDGQTKRETRSTSEDVNRSRRDEEIDVVLNRREKKRETNDEKSESDEARKPESDKKLKKRKKTAETGSDSEHATKVTEEDGSEKGKDKVMRAVEETISDIAEVRKEERLKKTAQDERSGEDTQPASKGPKRRRKEVDKKCLRAEEQKRNVSENWDARGKPEKHRDEERQALKRERLLKSLQGLLKSKRGSRKRESVKSLQKAADSRKKSIKNLTSKRKHEKRGRKPGVKTQQEKAQVAKEAEGKEEKSDDGQMTDEPKGDEKEVRLTDEKSDGTRQDMLEERKAERKIIGKIVKAGQGGKIQLKTMMGGIMASSEKKKDEKLEAAETTGLIDKEAKVERKGSSDIIGKLEKNIDGKRRLLMHDGKEKGRERDKSTNQIVPSGEDRMATREPKRREKAVKEEERITAETERGAREAKKENRPREKLEKRSGGSKTGDGRSTESDERMMLESKQSSPITPTDSTLHRIHGDIRISLKSDKPDIHKCLEALDQLSAVYVTSQHIKRHSELIATLRKMRHYRASQTIMDKASMLYNRFKNAYLVGEGEEVVSAAFLRSLIEEKEREEEKRVELLQHKETAVCQEVEGVDGDIEKGSGTKEERLNEQQLVEVEEL